GCGCAGGATGAGCGCGGAAAGGGCAGGGCGCGCCCGGGACACCCCCACTGAAGAGAGTGGGCCCGGTTCCACCCGGACCTGCGCGCGATGTGTTTAGCAGATCGCGGGGGACCTGCGAAAGATGAGACGAGGCTTAGTGGGCCTCTTCGTGAACGGCTTCGCCGATGTAGTTGGCGGCGAGCGTCGCGAAAATCAGGGCCTGAATGGCACTGGTGAACAGGCCGAGGAACATGGCTGGCAGGGGAACCAGAACAGGCACCAGAAAGGCGAGAACGGCCACCACCAGCTCATCAGCCAGGATGTTTCCGAAAAGACGGAAAGACAGGGAGAGGGGCTTGGTGAAGTCCTCGATGATCTTGAACGGGAGCATGATCGGGGTCGGCTCCACGTAGTACTCGAAGTACCGCAGACCTTTACGGCTCAGACCTGCATAGAAGTAGGAGAGCGACACCAGCAGGGCCATGGCCACTGTGGTGTTGATATCTGCGGTCGGGGCACCCAGCTCACCGTTGGGGAGCTCGATC
This region of Synechococcus sp. NOUM97013 genomic DNA includes:
- the atpB gene encoding F0F1 ATP synthase subunit A, giving the protein MVPSLLNLPFAELEVGQHLYWQIGNLNLHGQVFLSSWVVIGLLLLLVVSGTRKMERDPKGVQNLLEFLWDYLRELAREQIGEKAYRDWLPFVGTLFLFIFVCNWGGALIPWRLIELPNGELGAPTADINTTVAMALLVSLSYFYAGLSRKGLRYFEYYVEPTPIMLPFKIIEDFTKPLSLSFRLFGNILADELVVAVLAFLVPVLVPLPAMFLGLFTSAIQALIFATLAANYIGEAVHEEAH